In one window of Frigoriglobus tundricola DNA:
- a CDS encoding response regulator, which yields MTKELPTPVSADARHAMRVLVVDDDPDFTDSLAWLLRHKGHEADTAGNGLDAVAAIVAQRYDVIFLDVRLPGLTGHDLARWVRGHEGTKPFLIAVTGYGSDADRQAATEIGIDVFLLKPLDPSHLDELMSRAVR from the coding sequence ATGACAAAGGAACTGCCAACCCCCGTGTCTGCTGATGCCCGCCACGCGATGCGTGTGCTTGTCGTGGACGACGATCCCGACTTTACGGACAGCTTGGCCTGGTTGCTACGCCACAAGGGGCACGAGGCCGACACGGCCGGCAACGGCCTGGACGCGGTCGCCGCGATCGTCGCGCAGCGGTATGACGTGATCTTCCTCGATGTGCGGCTGCCGGGCCTGACCGGGCACGATCTGGCCCGCTGGGTTCGGGGCCACGAGGGGACGAAGCCGTTTCTGATCGCGGTGACGGGCTATGGTAGCGATGCCGACCGTCAAGCCGCAACCGAGATCGGGATCGATGTGTTCTTGCTGAAGCCACTCGATCCTTCGCACCTCGACGAGTTGATGTCGCGCGCCGTGCGCTAA
- a CDS encoding response regulator — translation MPLRVLIVDDNQDHADSLATLAELWGHVPTLAYDGAAGLRMALQGRPDCLILDINMPQLDGYALAERVRRESSLARVKLIAVSAYSHSDHVRRTEEVGFDYRLTKPALPGELERLLAMIENILKLTEKTEELAQKNVAAAQRTEELAQKNVALAGQTKDLLQEVKEGLKEVKQDVQEIKEEIREVKEQVDQNRVEKSVGSEGQRPS, via the coding sequence GTGCCCCTGCGCGTCCTGATCGTTGATGATAACCAGGACCATGCCGACAGCTTGGCGACACTCGCTGAGCTGTGGGGTCACGTCCCCACGCTCGCTTACGACGGCGCAGCCGGGCTCCGAATGGCCCTTCAGGGCCGTCCGGACTGCCTGATCCTCGACATCAACATGCCACAACTCGACGGTTACGCGCTGGCAGAACGGGTACGGCGCGAATCCAGTTTGGCGCGGGTGAAGCTGATCGCGGTCTCGGCCTATTCCCACTCGGACCACGTCCGCCGAACCGAAGAGGTCGGATTCGATTACCGGCTGACCAAACCCGCTTTACCCGGAGAACTCGAAAGGTTACTGGCCATGATCGAGAATATCCTAAAGCTGACAGAGAAAACCGAGGAACTGGCCCAGAAAAACGTCGCCGCAGCGCAGCGAACGGAAGAGCTAGCCCAGAAGAACGTTGCGCTTGCCGGCCAAACGAAAGACCTGCTCCAGGAGGTCAAAGAAGGACTCAAGGAAGTCAAGCAGGACGTGCAGGAGATCAAAGAAGAGATTCGGGAAGTGAAAGAGCAAGTGGATCAAAATCGCGTAGAAAAGTCGGTGGGCAGTGAGGGTCAACGCCCGAGTTGA
- a CDS encoding helix-turn-helix domain-containing protein — protein sequence MLGDRIRVHRLRQGKSIRTVASEAAVSKTSVVRLEKGGACEPNTIAKVCAALGLHVEALVSAPPAAANVAVHSAKDDRWYDLVNFAGGPLGGSDRPLSAAERERYADRGKAVPLNLLKSRLPQGRLLSTIIELYGPSPVRSHPGEEWVYVLSGRAEVSVNGIGYTLAPGESMVFRSAEPHSYAPAASPPVEPVRLISVRLDDDR from the coding sequence GTGTTGGGCGATCGAATTCGGGTCCACCGCCTGCGCCAGGGGAAGTCCATTCGAACGGTCGCAAGTGAGGCCGCGGTCAGCAAGACGTCCGTCGTCCGGCTCGAGAAGGGCGGGGCCTGCGAACCGAACACGATCGCAAAAGTCTGCGCGGCGCTCGGGCTCCATGTGGAAGCGCTCGTGAGCGCCCCACCCGCCGCGGCGAATGTCGCGGTTCACAGCGCAAAGGACGACCGCTGGTACGATCTCGTGAATTTCGCGGGAGGCCCCCTGGGCGGGTCCGACCGTCCGCTCTCGGCCGCGGAGCGCGAACGGTACGCCGATCGCGGGAAAGCCGTACCACTCAACCTTTTGAAATCGCGACTGCCCCAGGGGCGACTCCTCTCGACGATCATCGAACTCTACGGGCCAAGTCCCGTGCGGAGCCACCCGGGAGAGGAGTGGGTGTACGTGTTGAGCGGGAGAGCGGAGGTCTCAGTCAACGGCATCGGGTATACGCTCGCGCCGGGGGAAAGTATGGTTTTTCGAAGTGCGGAGCCCCACTCGTACGCGCCAGCCGCGTCCCCGCCCGTCGAGCCCGTGCGCCTGATCTCGGTGCGGCTCGACGACGACCGGTGA
- a CDS encoding DUF6624 domain-containing protein: MLSTLAFVLAVGTADGKDPAPIKNPKLREELLARVEKEQAARHRIIEANAAGKKLNPTEFAQVLGLDKDNREWLKGVVEKHGWPGKSLVGEDGAHAAWLLVQHADPDLPFQKKCLDLMKAVVKAGEVEKKDLAYLTDRVLSNEGKKQLYGTQLVQADGRMVPKPIEDEDKVDERRKEVGLQSLAEYLKIATEAYKPKKP; this comes from the coding sequence ATGCTTTCGACACTCGCCTTCGTTCTCGCCGTGGGAACCGCAGACGGGAAAGACCCGGCCCCGATCAAGAACCCGAAGCTCCGTGAAGAGCTGCTCGCCCGGGTCGAAAAGGAGCAGGCGGCCCGGCACCGCATCATCGAGGCGAACGCGGCGGGCAAGAAGCTCAACCCCACCGAGTTCGCCCAGGTCCTGGGCCTCGACAAGGACAACCGCGAATGGTTGAAGGGGGTCGTCGAGAAGCACGGTTGGCCCGGGAAATCGCTCGTCGGCGAGGACGGGGCTCATGCCGCGTGGCTCCTCGTCCAGCACGCCGACCCCGATCTGCCGTTCCAGAAGAAGTGCCTGGATCTGATGAAGGCGGTTGTGAAGGCGGGCGAAGTTGAGAAGAAGGATCTGGCCTACTTGACCGATCGGGTCCTGTCGAACGAGGGAAAGAAGCAACTCTACGGTACTCAGCTCGTTCAAGCGGACGGCCGAATGGTGCCGAAGCCGATTGAAGACGAGGACAAGGTGGACGAGCGCCGGAAGGAAGTCGGGCTCCAATCGCTCGCCGAGTACCTCAAGATAGCAACAGAGGCGTACAAGCCGAAGAAGCCATAA
- a CDS encoding YihY/virulence factor BrkB family protein, whose amino-acid sequence MRLRTLARLVKDAGTKFWDDDGPRLGAALAYYTALSLSPLLIAVVAIAGLAFGEEAARGEIVTQFRDTIGAEAAGFVEQLVLKSASQTNGVIATAIALAVLFFGATSVFASLQSALNDIWKVPGKTPKGGVLTVVKERLLSFSLVCGVAFLLLVSLVVTAVLAGVNARVAGWLPGTDALAEAVNFVVNFVLTTALFAMIFKWLPETKLVWRDVWIGAAITAALFSIGRYLIGLYLGRTAIGSTYGAAGAFAVLLVWVYYSTQILLFGAELTFVYAERFGSGVRTPDGQVIEAGSPAPPADLSPAALS is encoded by the coding sequence ATGAGATTGCGAACTCTCGCTCGGCTCGTGAAAGACGCCGGAACGAAGTTCTGGGACGACGACGGACCACGCTTAGGCGCCGCGCTCGCCTATTACACCGCGCTCTCACTTTCTCCTCTGTTGATTGCCGTCGTTGCGATCGCCGGTCTCGCCTTCGGTGAAGAAGCCGCACGGGGCGAGATCGTGACCCAGTTCCGCGACACGATCGGGGCCGAAGCGGCGGGGTTCGTTGAGCAACTCGTACTCAAAAGTGCGTCGCAAACGAACGGCGTGATCGCGACCGCCATCGCGCTGGCGGTTCTGTTTTTCGGTGCGACGAGCGTGTTCGCCAGTCTTCAAAGTGCGCTGAACGACATCTGGAAGGTGCCGGGCAAGACCCCGAAAGGCGGCGTCCTGACGGTCGTCAAGGAGCGGTTACTGTCCTTCTCGCTCGTCTGCGGGGTCGCGTTCCTGCTTCTCGTGTCGCTCGTTGTCACTGCCGTGCTTGCCGGCGTGAACGCGCGGGTCGCCGGGTGGCTGCCGGGAACAGACGCACTCGCCGAGGCCGTGAACTTCGTGGTCAATTTCGTTCTGACCACGGCCCTGTTCGCGATGATCTTCAAGTGGCTGCCGGAGACCAAGCTGGTGTGGCGGGACGTCTGGATCGGCGCCGCGATTACGGCCGCGCTGTTTTCGATCGGCCGCTACCTCATTGGCCTCTATCTCGGCCGGACTGCGATCGGCTCGACGTACGGCGCGGCCGGCGCGTTCGCCGTACTTCTGGTATGGGTCTACTACTCGACGCAGATCCTGTTATTCGGCGCCGAACTGACGTTCGTGTACGCCGAGCGGTTCGGCTCCGGTGTGCGGACACCGGACGGTCAAGTCATCGAGGCCGGCTCCCCCGCGCCGCCAGCGGACCTGTCCCCGGCTGCTCTGAGCTGA
- a CDS encoding alpha-amylase family glycosyl hydrolase, giving the protein MPIINRPAPKPSSARPYPSIDIRHGRSGGAPVRSGMGAIPHEAGVAFRVWAPHAESVAVVGTFNNWDASKNPLTRENDEGYWYADVPGATVGAEYRYALKTPAGDLTKIDPYAREVTNSVGNGVVHDPKFDWGEEFLPTPSWNQWVIYELHVGTFNDPEPDTDKPGTFRDVVRRFDHLKKLGVNCLQVMPVAEFAGDRSWGYNPAHMFAVESAYGGPKAFKEFVREAHRNGFAVILDVVYNHFGPSDLDLWRFDGWSENGAGGIYFYQDWRKETPWGDTRPDYGRPEVRQFIRDNALMWVEDYHIDGLRMDMTLYIRSVRSDGEPNLPDGWTLLQWINGEIREKHPNTLTIAEDLQHNDWMTKPVGEGGAGYGAQWDDKFVHPVREAVIAAEDDHRSMAAIAAALTHRYNGDAFQRVIYSESHDEVANGKARVVHEIAPGDPKNWFAQKRSTLAAALVFTAPGIPMLFQGQEFLEGEWFRDTVPVDWDKRDEFQGIVRLYRDLIRLRLNHAGHTRGLAGQHISVIRADEANKVIVFRRWMEGGTGDDVVVIANFHREPRNNFTIGFPEGSAWKLQLNSDWKGYSTLFGDYPSADVTAEPGEYDGLPNHAAVNIGPYSVLVYARTSP; this is encoded by the coding sequence ATGCCGATAATCAACCGCCCCGCGCCCAAGCCGTCGAGCGCCCGGCCCTATCCCTCGATCGATATCCGCCACGGGCGGTCCGGCGGCGCGCCCGTGCGCTCGGGCATGGGGGCCATTCCGCACGAGGCCGGCGTGGCGTTCCGGGTCTGGGCGCCGCACGCCGAATCGGTCGCGGTCGTCGGCACGTTCAACAACTGGGACGCGAGCAAGAACCCGCTCACCCGCGAGAACGACGAAGGTTACTGGTACGCGGACGTGCCCGGCGCGACGGTCGGGGCCGAGTACCGTTACGCGCTGAAGACGCCCGCGGGCGACCTCACGAAGATCGACCCGTACGCCCGCGAGGTCACGAACTCCGTCGGCAACGGCGTCGTTCACGACCCGAAATTCGACTGGGGCGAGGAGTTCCTCCCCACGCCGTCGTGGAACCAGTGGGTCATTTACGAACTGCACGTCGGCACCTTCAACGACCCCGAGCCCGACACGGACAAGCCCGGCACCTTCCGCGACGTGGTGCGCCGGTTCGACCACCTGAAGAAACTCGGGGTGAACTGCCTCCAGGTGATGCCGGTGGCCGAGTTCGCGGGCGACCGGTCGTGGGGGTACAACCCGGCGCACATGTTCGCCGTGGAGAGCGCGTACGGCGGGCCGAAGGCGTTCAAGGAGTTCGTCCGCGAGGCGCACCGCAACGGGTTCGCGGTCATTCTGGACGTGGTCTACAACCACTTCGGCCCCTCGGACCTGGACCTGTGGCGGTTCGACGGGTGGAGCGAGAACGGGGCCGGCGGGATCTACTTCTACCAGGACTGGCGGAAGGAGACGCCGTGGGGCGACACGCGGCCCGACTACGGCCGCCCGGAGGTGCGCCAGTTCATCCGCGACAACGCCCTCATGTGGGTCGAGGACTACCACATCGACGGGCTGCGAATGGACATGACGCTGTACATCCGGAGCGTGCGGTCCGACGGCGAGCCGAACCTGCCGGACGGGTGGACGCTGCTCCAGTGGATCAACGGCGAGATCCGCGAGAAGCACCCCAACACGCTCACGATCGCGGAGGACCTTCAGCACAACGACTGGATGACGAAGCCGGTGGGGGAGGGCGGGGCCGGGTACGGCGCCCAGTGGGACGACAAGTTCGTCCACCCCGTGCGCGAGGCGGTCATCGCGGCCGAGGACGACCACCGGTCAATGGCGGCCATCGCGGCCGCCCTCACGCACCGCTACAACGGTGACGCGTTCCAGCGGGTCATCTACAGTGAGAGCCACGACGAAGTTGCCAATGGTAAGGCGCGTGTCGTCCATGAGATCGCACCGGGCGATCCGAAAAACTGGTTCGCACAGAAACGGTCCACACTGGCCGCGGCACTGGTGTTCACTGCGCCGGGCATTCCGATGCTCTTCCAGGGCCAGGAGTTTCTCGAGGGCGAATGGTTCCGCGATACCGTTCCGGTGGACTGGGACAAGCGTGACGAGTTTCAGGGGATCGTGCGTCTGTACCGCGATCTCATTCGTCTGCGTCTGAACCACGCCGGCCACACTCGCGGGCTCGCGGGGCAGCACATTTCTGTTATTCGCGCGGACGAAGCGAACAAAGTAATCGTGTTCCGCCGGTGGATGGAAGGTGGTACGGGGGATGATGTTGTGGTGATCGCCAACTTCCACCGGGAGCCCCGGAACAACTTCACAATCGGGTTCCCCGAAGGTTCGGCATGGAAGCTGCAACTTAACTCGGACTGGAAGGGTTACAGCACACTGTTCGGCGATTACCCTTCCGCCGACGTGACCGCCGAACCGGGCGAATACGACGGATTGCCGAATCACGCGGCCGTTAACATCGGCCCGTACAGCGTGCTGGTTTACGCCCGAACAAGCCCGTGA
- a CDS encoding phage holin family protein, with protein sequence MATADTLPQAGYEKNSEAPANSSLTGLVSGIINDAQTLLRQQAEMLKAEVREDFKRSKRAAEFGAVGVVFTTVGTLGLITALAYLLHEQYAFKMWASWGIVGGLFAIIGGACAAFSYTLLERFNPLPDKTFNALKENITWQTK encoded by the coding sequence ATGGCGACCGCCGACACACTGCCTCAAGCGGGGTACGAGAAAAATAGTGAGGCCCCTGCGAACTCGTCGTTAACCGGGCTGGTATCGGGAATCATCAACGACGCACAAACGCTCCTCCGTCAGCAAGCAGAAATGCTGAAAGCCGAGGTGCGTGAAGACTTCAAGCGCTCGAAGCGGGCCGCCGAGTTCGGCGCGGTCGGCGTCGTGTTCACCACCGTCGGCACGCTGGGGCTCATTACCGCGCTGGCGTACCTGCTGCACGAGCAGTACGCGTTCAAGATGTGGGCCTCCTGGGGGATCGTGGGCGGGCTATTCGCGATCATCGGCGGGGCCTGCGCGGCCTTCAGTTACACACTCCTCGAACGGTTCAATCCGCTGCCCGACAAGACCTTTAACGCCCTCAAGGAGAACATTACATGGCAGACCAAGTGA
- a CDS encoding DUF883 family protein produces MADQVTPSEKTPEDIEREMLQTRESITEKVAALESQVVGSVQTAADTLSDTVAAVKSFVSHAPETVSDSVKQATAAVSDAVKSTFDISAHVDRHPWAAVGASALVGCVVGWLVSRGRSDSPVFSAMRSHAAPATASARPLADEKPGLADEFMGMIGDKAKELARTALETVATAVKENIQTGLPHLVNDAASRLTDAGTDTVEQPFTHRFNARPA; encoded by the coding sequence ATGGCAGACCAAGTGACACCGTCCGAGAAGACGCCTGAAGACATTGAGCGCGAGATGCTCCAGACCCGCGAGTCGATCACCGAAAAGGTCGCGGCCCTGGAGAGCCAGGTCGTCGGGAGCGTTCAGACGGCGGCGGACACCCTCAGCGACACGGTGGCGGCAGTGAAGTCGTTCGTGTCGCACGCGCCCGAAACGGTCAGCGACAGTGTGAAGCAAGCCACCGCAGCCGTGAGCGACGCCGTGAAAAGCACCTTTGACATTTCCGCCCACGTGGACCGGCACCCGTGGGCCGCGGTGGGGGCGTCGGCGCTGGTCGGGTGCGTTGTGGGCTGGCTGGTTTCCCGCGGCCGGAGCGACAGTCCGGTCTTCTCCGCCATGCGCTCGCACGCCGCACCCGCTACGGCGTCCGCGCGTCCGCTGGCGGACGAGAAACCGGGTCTCGCTGACGAATTCATGGGAATGATCGGTGACAAGGCGAAGGAGCTGGCTCGCACCGCGCTCGAGACGGTGGCGACGGCCGTGAAGGAAAACATTCAGACCGGCCTGCCGCACCTCGTCAACGACGCGGCGTCGCGTTTAACGGACGCGGGAACGGACACCGTGGAACAACCGTTCACGCACCGCTTCAACGCCCGCCCGGCGTAG
- a CDS encoding PQQ-binding-like beta-propeller repeat protein → MHRSFSIALAVAFAAVASAADSPRNAQNWSQWRGPNADGSAPKADPPTTWNATTNIAWKADVPGKGSATPVVWGDRVFVLTAIKTDRVAKADERPKPDPRFDVKTTPPTNFYQFVVLCFDRTSGKKLWQKLAAEQVPHEGIHETHSYAAGSPTTDGKLLYVSFGSFGTYCYDLDGNLKWSRTDLGRIHSRLGWGEAVTPVVRGDSLLLNYDQEADSKLLCLETTTGKTKWEVKRDERTTWSTPLIADYAGKTQVVMNGTARIRSYDLATGELVWQSAGMTVNPIPSPVRFGDSVICVSGYRGSAAVSIPLSSTGDLGDKGKLDWRYAAGTPYVPSPVLVGDALHFTQANEPLLTVLNAKTGAVVLDKERLPQVKNFYASPITASGRVYFVDRNGTTVVLKAGDALDVLSVNKLDDPIDASPVAVGKQLFLRSEKHLYCIEEK, encoded by the coding sequence TTGCACCGTTCCTTCTCGATCGCCCTGGCCGTCGCTTTCGCCGCGGTGGCGTCCGCAGCCGATTCGCCCCGGAACGCCCAGAACTGGTCGCAGTGGCGCGGGCCGAACGCCGACGGCTCCGCGCCCAAGGCCGATCCGCCGACGACGTGGAATGCGACCACGAATATTGCCTGGAAAGCCGATGTGCCCGGCAAGGGGAGCGCGACGCCCGTAGTGTGGGGCGACCGGGTGTTCGTGCTGACCGCCATCAAAACCGACCGGGTTGCGAAAGCGGACGAACGGCCCAAGCCCGACCCCCGGTTCGACGTCAAGACGACGCCGCCGACGAACTTCTATCAGTTCGTCGTGCTGTGCTTCGACCGGACCAGCGGCAAGAAGCTCTGGCAAAAGCTCGCCGCGGAGCAGGTGCCCCACGAGGGCATCCACGAGACGCACTCCTACGCGGCCGGCTCGCCCACGACCGACGGGAAACTCTTGTACGTATCATTCGGCTCGTTCGGCACGTACTGTTACGACCTCGACGGTAACCTCAAGTGGAGCCGCACCGACCTCGGCCGAATCCACTCGCGCCTCGGCTGGGGCGAGGCCGTCACTCCCGTTGTGCGCGGCGACTCCCTCCTGTTGAATTACGACCAGGAGGCCGATTCCAAGTTGCTCTGCCTCGAGACGACCACGGGCAAAACCAAATGGGAGGTCAAGCGCGACGAACGAACCACCTGGTCAACTCCACTCATCGCTGATTACGCGGGTAAGACTCAGGTGGTTATGAACGGAACGGCCCGCATCCGCAGTTACGACCTCGCCACCGGCGAACTCGTGTGGCAGTCCGCGGGTATGACGGTCAACCCGATCCCCTCACCGGTTCGGTTCGGCGATTCCGTCATCTGCGTGAGTGGCTACCGGGGCTCCGCGGCCGTTTCGATCCCGTTGTCCTCAACGGGCGACCTCGGTGACAAGGGCAAACTGGACTGGCGATACGCGGCGGGCACGCCCTACGTTCCCTCGCCGGTACTGGTCGGCGACGCGCTCCACTTCACGCAAGCGAATGAGCCGCTGCTCACCGTACTGAACGCGAAGACCGGTGCAGTGGTTCTCGACAAGGAGCGACTGCCTCAGGTCAAGAACTTCTACGCGTCGCCGATTACGGCCAGCGGGCGGGTGTACTTCGTTGATCGGAACGGGACGACGGTCGTTCTGAAAGCGGGTGACGCGCTGGACGTGCTCTCCGTGAACAAACTGGACGACCCAATTGACGCGTCGCCGGTGGCGGTCGGCAAGCAGTTGTTTCTGCGGAGCGAGAAGCACCTGTATTGCATCGAAGAGAAGTGA
- a CDS encoding PVC-type heme-binding CxxCH protein: MRTISLAALLLLFALGSRLTAAEPAPNNKPIPAKEAAGKMTLPDGFTATLFAGEPDIVQPIAFTFDDRGRMWVVECLSYPKWSKDGKGSDRVVILEDTDGNGTFDKKTVFLDNGVNLSGIEIGFGGVWLCSSPNLLFVPILEGDKPGKPEVKLDGWNMIDTKHNIFNSLVWGPDGWLYGCNGIQAKAWVGAPGTPKDKRTYLDCGVWRYHPTRNTFEAVAHGTTNPFGLDFDDYGELFITNCVIDHLFHFVPGGHYERMYGQDANPHVYGLMKSCVDYRHWAGGDWTTSRTTGVGGKPEHSDAGGGHAHSGAAIYLTDNFPAEYRNTLFTANIHGNRLNNDGLERTKSGYKGVRRKDFLFANDSWFRGICVKTGPEGGLYVSDWCDTGECHNYDTVDATNGRIYRVVYKGAKPWRGDVSKMTDDELVKLQSSTNDWFVRKARRVLQERAAAGKLVSQIETTRSLRAMMTNERDTPRKLRAIWAIHAVSQLTAGDVQALAKDSDPAIRIQAAVLALDDPEPSKMVREIVSFMGADEVPSVRRALAGQAHRLDGYYRLGLVSLLLKRPADPETALMLWYAIEPTVSTADLKELATLPNPLLTELAVRKLLSDSGTRTTNLTECVAVLSKVDSDAGRALILRGMRDSLSGAKVTALPPHWATVYADLMTSKTAEVRYLGDEVALILGDPRAVATLRARVSDTRTPTADRQTAIRLLAQRKLPDFAKTLHALLDDDALRGTAIRALAGFADADTPAAIIKAYPKFTALEKTDAVQTLAARAGFAKELLDAIEKGHIPRADVPVVTARQVLALNDKGISERLEKVWGKITPASKERVALMKKWKGVLTEDRLAKADVGHGRVLFAKHCASCHKMFGEGQAVGPELTGSQRTNLDYVLENVLDPSAVVPREYQMVNFTLADERVVGGIVLRETKDAITVRTVNDTLTIPTGDVLTRKQTPVSIMPEGLFDQMKPDEVRDLVAYLRAKEQVPLSKK, translated from the coding sequence ATGCGAACGATTTCACTCGCCGCGCTGCTGCTCCTGTTCGCACTCGGTTCGCGGCTCACCGCGGCCGAGCCGGCACCCAATAATAAGCCGATTCCGGCGAAAGAAGCCGCCGGGAAGATGACGCTCCCGGACGGCTTTACGGCCACGCTCTTCGCGGGCGAACCGGACATCGTGCAGCCGATCGCGTTCACGTTCGACGACCGCGGCCGGATGTGGGTCGTCGAGTGCCTCAGCTACCCCAAGTGGTCGAAGGACGGCAAGGGTAGCGATCGCGTCGTGATCCTGGAGGACACGGACGGCAATGGCACGTTCGACAAGAAGACGGTGTTTCTGGACAACGGGGTGAACCTCTCGGGCATCGAGATCGGTTTCGGCGGCGTGTGGCTCTGCTCCTCCCCGAACCTGCTGTTTGTTCCCATCCTCGAAGGCGACAAGCCCGGCAAACCGGAGGTGAAGCTCGACGGCTGGAACATGATCGACACGAAGCACAACATCTTCAACTCGCTCGTGTGGGGACCGGACGGCTGGCTGTACGGCTGCAACGGCATCCAGGCCAAGGCGTGGGTGGGCGCGCCGGGTACGCCGAAGGACAAACGCACCTACCTTGATTGCGGCGTGTGGCGCTACCACCCGACGCGGAATACGTTCGAGGCCGTCGCCCACGGCACCACCAACCCGTTCGGGCTCGATTTCGACGACTACGGCGAACTGTTCATCACCAACTGCGTGATCGACCACCTGTTCCACTTCGTCCCCGGCGGGCACTACGAGCGGATGTACGGTCAGGACGCGAACCCCCACGTGTACGGCCTGATGAAGAGCTGCGTCGATTACCGGCACTGGGCCGGCGGCGACTGGACGACGTCGCGCACCACCGGCGTCGGCGGCAAGCCGGAGCACTCCGACGCCGGCGGCGGTCACGCGCACAGCGGCGCGGCGATTTACCTCACCGACAACTTCCCGGCCGAGTACCGCAACACGCTGTTCACGGCCAACATCCACGGCAACCGCCTCAACAACGACGGTCTGGAACGCACCAAGAGCGGGTACAAAGGTGTCCGGCGCAAAGACTTCCTGTTCGCGAACGACTCGTGGTTCCGCGGGATCTGCGTCAAGACCGGACCCGAGGGCGGCCTGTACGTCAGCGACTGGTGCGACACCGGCGAGTGCCACAACTACGACACGGTCGACGCGACCAACGGGCGCATTTACCGCGTCGTGTACAAGGGTGCGAAACCGTGGAGGGGCGATGTGTCGAAGATGACGGACGACGAACTGGTGAAGCTACAAAGCTCAACGAACGACTGGTTCGTGCGGAAGGCGCGGCGGGTGCTTCAGGAGCGCGCGGCGGCCGGGAAGTTGGTGAGTCAAATTGAGACGACACGTTCGCTACGCGCCATGATGACTAATGAACGGGACACGCCGCGAAAACTGCGGGCGATCTGGGCCATTCATGCAGTGAGCCAGTTGACGGCGGGCGATGTCCAGGCGCTGGCCAAGGACTCCGACCCCGCGATCCGAATTCAGGCCGCTGTTCTCGCTCTCGACGATCCCGAACCGAGCAAGATGGTGCGTGAGATCGTTTCCTTCATGGGCGCGGACGAGGTTCCCAGCGTCCGGCGTGCGCTCGCGGGTCAGGCTCACCGTCTCGACGGCTATTACCGTCTGGGCCTCGTCTCGCTCCTCCTGAAACGACCTGCGGACCCTGAAACGGCCCTGATGCTCTGGTACGCGATCGAACCGACGGTTTCGACAGCGGACCTCAAGGAACTGGCGACCCTCCCGAATCCGCTCCTCACCGAACTGGCGGTTCGCAAGCTGCTGTCTGACTCCGGGACCCGGACGACGAACCTGACCGAGTGCGTCGCAGTGCTGTCGAAGGTCGATTCGGACGCCGGGCGGGCTCTCATCCTTCGCGGGATGCGCGACAGCCTCTCGGGCGCGAAAGTAACCGCACTTCCGCCTCATTGGGCCACGGTCTACGCCGATCTCATGACGAGCAAAACGGCCGAAGTTCGCTACCTGGGGGACGAGGTCGCACTCATTCTTGGCGATCCCAGGGCCGTCGCCACGCTCCGCGCGCGCGTTTCGGACACGCGCACACCCACCGCCGACCGTCAAACCGCGATCCGGCTCCTCGCACAGCGAAAGCTGCCCGACTTCGCCAAGACGCTTCACGCACTGCTCGACGACGACGCCTTACGCGGGACCGCGATCCGTGCCCTCGCCGGTTTCGCCGATGCCGACACGCCGGCCGCTATCATCAAGGCGTACCCGAAGTTCACGGCCCTGGAGAAGACCGACGCGGTTCAAACGCTGGCGGCCCGCGCCGGGTTCGCGAAGGAACTCCTTGATGCCATCGAGAAGGGCCACATTCCCCGAGCGGACGTGCCCGTCGTGACGGCCCGGCAGGTTCTCGCGCTCAACGATAAAGGCATCTCCGAGCGACTCGAAAAGGTGTGGGGCAAGATCACGCCCGCGTCGAAGGAGCGCGTGGCGCTCATGAAGAAATGGAAGGGCGTCCTGACCGAGGACCGGCTCGCGAAGGCCGACGTGGGTCACGGCCGGGTGCTGTTCGCCAAGCACTGCGCGTCGTGCCACAAGATGTTCGGCGAGGGTCAGGCCGTGGGGCCGGAACTGACCGGCTCCCAGCGCACCAACCTCGACTACGTACTCGAAAACGTCCTCGACCCGAGCGCCGTCGTCCCGCGCGAGTACCAGATGGTGAACTTCACGCTGGCCGACGAGCGCGTGGTCGGCGGCATCGTGCTGCGCGAGACGAAGGACGCGATCACCGTTCGCACCGTGAACGACACTCTCACGATCCCGACCGGCGACGTCCTCACCCGGAAACAAACGCCCGTATCGATCATGCCCGAAGGGCTCTTCGACCAGATGAAACCGGACGAGGTGCGCGACCTCGTGGCGTATCTCAGGGCCAAAGAGCAAGTGCCACTTTCAAAGAAGTAG